One Kangiella geojedonensis DNA segment encodes these proteins:
- the nuoG gene encoding NADH-quinone oxidoreductase subunit NuoG: MVSIEIDGKKIEAEQGSMIIEVADAHGITIPRFCYHKKLSIAANCRMCLVEVDGVKKPLPACATPISDGMVVKTQSDFAQQSQKSVMEFLLINHPLDCPICDQGGECELQDVALEYGNDVSRFTEKKRAVLDEDLGPLIETEMTRCIHCTRCVRFGREVAGIRELGAVGRGEHMEISTFIEQSVDSEVSGNIIDLCPVGALTAKPSRYQARAWEMAQRDSVSPHDCIGANLHVHTLRNRVIRVVPKENEAVNEVWLADRDRYSYEALEESERLLKPMLKHNGEWKEVDWETALERTASKLNMMVQTDGSEQIAAIAHPSSTTEEMYLLQKVMRGLGSNNIDHRLRVSDFAWQKFEPLHPELGVDLSDLENLDACLLIGANLRKEQPLASLRARKATRYGNIASIGLYPLYHNFDIDHEIITDAETWLGQLAGITKYLYQNQGDSDKEQWADAMDLEGLETLLEPITIRDEHRNIAEMLLKGEKSSIILGASALEFSYAGHIRLLAKAIANLSGSSYGFFPHGGNSVGAYLAGSIPHRGPAGADVEQDGQHIKDLFEQGKKGYVLLKTEPGKESVIADKARESLEQADFVVSMTCHADDEAFEYADVILPVASFLETSGSYVNVNGLWQDFAAAVSAPGEAKPAWKVLRVLGNLLNLKNFDYVSAEDVRKEVKGRLSAVGDRIKPKWQCPETLPRDGFAPRPVNMYQIDGWLRRSPSLQDTALAKGQEILKRPRLSPFHNIVGGV; the protein is encoded by the coding sequence ATGGTTTCAATCGAAATTGATGGTAAAAAAATAGAAGCCGAACAAGGGTCTATGATTATTGAAGTGGCGGATGCGCACGGCATCACCATTCCTCGTTTTTGTTATCACAAAAAATTATCCATCGCTGCCAATTGCCGGATGTGTTTGGTTGAAGTTGATGGCGTTAAAAAACCGTTACCGGCCTGCGCAACACCGATTTCTGACGGTATGGTGGTGAAAACTCAGTCGGATTTTGCGCAGCAGTCGCAAAAATCGGTCATGGAGTTTTTATTAATCAACCACCCTCTCGATTGCCCTATCTGCGATCAGGGAGGCGAGTGCGAATTACAAGATGTGGCGCTTGAGTATGGTAATGATGTTTCGAGGTTTACTGAAAAGAAACGCGCGGTGCTGGATGAAGACTTAGGGCCATTGATCGAAACCGAAATGACCCGCTGTATTCATTGCACACGGTGTGTGCGTTTCGGTCGTGAAGTTGCAGGTATTCGAGAGCTTGGTGCTGTGGGTCGTGGCGAACATATGGAAATCAGTACCTTTATCGAACAGTCAGTGGATTCTGAAGTCTCCGGTAATATTATTGATTTGTGTCCTGTGGGCGCTTTAACTGCGAAGCCGTCGCGCTACCAGGCCCGCGCATGGGAAATGGCGCAGCGTGACTCGGTATCGCCCCACGATTGTATTGGCGCGAATTTGCACGTACACACGTTACGCAATCGGGTTATTCGCGTCGTTCCCAAAGAAAATGAGGCCGTCAATGAGGTGTGGTTGGCTGATCGGGATCGTTATTCCTATGAAGCGCTTGAAGAAAGCGAGCGCTTACTAAAGCCAATGCTGAAGCATAATGGCGAATGGAAAGAAGTTGATTGGGAAACGGCGCTAGAACGAACAGCAAGCAAGCTTAATATGATGGTGCAAACCGATGGTTCTGAACAGATTGCCGCTATCGCCCACCCCAGTTCGACTACGGAAGAAATGTATTTATTGCAAAAAGTTATGCGAGGATTGGGCTCGAACAATATTGATCATCGTTTAAGAGTCAGTGATTTTGCGTGGCAGAAATTTGAGCCGTTGCACCCTGAGTTAGGCGTCGATTTGTCGGACTTGGAAAATTTAGATGCCTGTTTGCTCATTGGCGCCAACTTACGTAAAGAGCAGCCACTGGCCTCGTTACGAGCAAGGAAAGCAACTCGTTACGGCAATATCGCTTCCATCGGCTTATATCCGCTGTATCACAATTTTGATATTGATCATGAGATCATAACCGACGCTGAGACGTGGCTTGGTCAACTGGCGGGAATAACCAAGTACTTGTATCAAAACCAAGGCGACAGCGATAAAGAGCAGTGGGCTGATGCGATGGATCTTGAAGGGCTTGAGACGTTACTGGAACCCATCACCATTCGTGATGAACACCGTAACATCGCTGAAATGCTTTTAAAGGGTGAGAAATCCAGCATCATCCTAGGCGCGAGCGCTTTAGAATTTAGTTACGCTGGCCATATTCGTTTATTAGCCAAGGCGATCGCCAACTTGTCCGGCTCGTCATATGGCTTCTTCCCACATGGTGGCAATAGCGTTGGCGCATACCTTGCAGGCTCGATTCCACATCGAGGGCCGGCTGGGGCTGATGTGGAACAAGATGGTCAGCACATAAAAGATTTATTCGAGCAGGGCAAAAAAGGCTACGTTTTATTAAAAACAGAGCCAGGAAAAGAGTCAGTGATTGCGGACAAAGCAAGAGAGAGCTTGGAACAGGCTGACTTTGTAGTTTCAATGACTTGTCATGCTGATGATGAGGCGTTTGAGTATGCTGACGTTATATTACCAGTCGCAAGCTTTTTAGAAACATCAGGCTCATACGTTAACGTGAATGGTTTATGGCAAGATTTCGCCGCGGCGGTTAGTGCGCCAGGCGAAGCGAAACCTGCGTGGAAAGTGCTTCGAGTCCTTGGTAACCTATTGAATCTAAAGAATTTTGACTATGTTTCGGCTGAAGATGTGCGCAAAGAAGTGAAAGGCCGTTTGAGTGCCGTCGGTGATCGAATTAAACCCAAGTGGCAATGTCCTGAAACTTTGCCCCGCGATGGATTCGCACCGCGCCCAGTTAATATGTACCAGATCGATGGCTGGTTACGCCGTTCGCCCTCATTGCAGGATACTGCTCTGGCTAAAGGTCAAGAAATATTGAAGCGACCTCGCTTGAGCCCTTTCCATAATATTGTGGGAGGCGTTTGA
- the nuoF gene encoding NADH-quinone oxidoreductase subunit NuoF, whose translation MANEVCFRTLELDKPWTLATYKSAGGYAMWRKILAEQTPPEEIIEELKLSALRGRGGAGFPTGLKWSFMPKHAPGQKYVVCNSDEGEPGTFKDRDILRYNPHQLIEGMAIAGYVTGATVGYNYMRGEFYEPIERFEEALQEAYDAGLLGKNILQSGVDFDLHSHIGAGAYICGEETALLESLEGKKGQPRFKPPFPANYGLFGRPTNVNNTESYASVPIILEKGGQWFLDLGKENNGGTKIFSVSGHVNKPGNYEIGLGTPFKDLLEMAGGMKDGKKLKAVIPGGSSAPVLPADVMMDITMDYDALGKAGSMLGSGAVIIMDEDTDMVEVLGRIAHFYYEESCGQCTPCREGTGWMSRMIARIARGEGQITDLDKLDEIAGNIMGRTICALGDAAAMPVQSFIKYFKDEFVAKIEQAQAGKKARKAS comes from the coding sequence ATGGCAAATGAAGTTTGCTTTAGAACATTAGAGCTAGACAAACCTTGGACACTGGCGACTTATAAGTCGGCAGGTGGCTATGCTATGTGGCGTAAAATTTTAGCTGAGCAAACGCCGCCAGAAGAGATTATTGAAGAACTCAAACTTTCCGCGCTTCGCGGCCGTGGTGGTGCGGGATTCCCTACGGGGCTAAAGTGGAGCTTTATGCCTAAGCATGCGCCCGGTCAAAAGTACGTTGTTTGTAACTCTGATGAAGGCGAGCCAGGGACTTTTAAAGATCGCGACATCCTGCGTTATAACCCACATCAACTCATTGAAGGCATGGCTATTGCTGGTTATGTTACGGGTGCTACGGTCGGTTATAACTACATGCGTGGTGAGTTTTACGAACCGATTGAGCGCTTTGAAGAAGCGCTGCAAGAGGCTTATGACGCAGGCTTATTAGGGAAAAATATTTTGCAGTCAGGGGTGGACTTTGATTTGCATAGCCATATTGGGGCCGGTGCTTACATTTGTGGCGAGGAAACAGCCCTTTTGGAATCGTTAGAAGGTAAAAAAGGGCAGCCCCGTTTCAAGCCGCCATTCCCTGCAAATTACGGTTTATTCGGCCGACCAACCAACGTGAACAACACCGAGAGCTACGCATCCGTTCCTATTATTTTAGAAAAAGGCGGCCAGTGGTTCTTAGATTTGGGTAAGGAAAACAATGGAGGCACTAAAATTTTCTCTGTTTCCGGTCACGTTAATAAACCGGGTAATTATGAAATAGGACTGGGAACGCCGTTCAAAGATTTGCTCGAAATGGCGGGCGGTATGAAGGACGGTAAAAAATTGAAAGCAGTTATTCCTGGAGGCTCAAGCGCGCCAGTGTTGCCGGCTGATGTGATGATGGATATTACCATGGATTACGATGCGCTGGGTAAGGCGGGTTCCATGCTTGGCTCGGGTGCTGTCATCATCATGGATGAAGATACTGACATGGTTGAAGTGTTAGGACGTATTGCACATTTTTATTATGAAGAATCTTGTGGTCAGTGTACGCCGTGCCGTGAAGGCACTGGTTGGATGTCGCGCATGATTGCTCGTATAGCGCGTGGTGAAGGTCAGATTACTGATTTAGATAAGCTGGATGAAATCGCAGGCAACATTATGGGGCGTACTATTTGTGCGCTAGGCGATGCGGCTGCGATGCCAGTACAAAGTTTTATAAAGTATTTTAAAGACGAGTTTGTGGCGAAGATTGAACAAGCTCAAGCAGGCAAAAAAGCTCGAAAAGCGAGTTAA
- a CDS encoding NADH-quinone oxidoreductase subunit NuoE family protein, whose amino-acid sequence MTDANTTTLEGILSADGLEKVEKWVSKYPVERKRAAIIPIMSIVQEEHGYLTQELMDAVADYLSCPKIAAYEVASFYSMFRLKKAGKYVISLCTNVSCMLAGSGDIKKWFKDELGISPGETTEDGTFTLKEVECMAACGGAPMLEVDKQYHENLDIDKVANLIRELK is encoded by the coding sequence ATGACTGATGCAAACACAACAACATTAGAAGGCATACTCAGTGCTGATGGCCTAGAGAAAGTGGAAAAATGGGTCAGCAAGTATCCAGTAGAGAGAAAGCGTGCGGCTATTATTCCGATTATGAGTATCGTGCAAGAAGAACATGGTTACCTTACACAAGAATTAATGGATGCCGTCGCTGATTATTTGAGTTGCCCTAAAATTGCAGCGTACGAAGTTGCCAGTTTTTATTCGATGTTCCGTTTAAAAAAGGCGGGTAAGTATGTTATTTCTTTATGCACCAATGTGTCATGCATGTTGGCTGGCAGTGGCGACATAAAAAAATGGTTTAAAGATGAGCTCGGTATCAGCCCGGGAGAAACCACGGAAGATGGCACCTTCACCTTGAAAGAAGTAGAGTGTATGGCAGCTTGTGGTGGCGCGCCGATGTTAGAGGTGGACAAACAGTACCATGAAAATTTGGATATCGATAAGGTGGCAAACCTTATTCGTGAGTTAAAGTGA
- a CDS encoding NADH-quinone oxidoreductase subunit D: protein MAEIRNYTVNFGPQHPAAHGVLRLILEMDGETVVRADPHVGLLHRATEKLAESKPYNQSIGYMDRLDYVSMMSNEHAYVMAIEKLMGITPPKRAQYIRVMFAEITRILNHLMWLGAHGLDIGAMTVFLYTFRERETLMDAYEAVSGARMHATYFRPGGVYRDLPESMPQYKESPFTDKRKAEELNANRQGSLLDYLQDFTEKFPSCIDDYESLLTENRIWKQRTVGVGIVQSERALQLGFSGPMLRGSGVEWDLRKKQPYEVYDELEFDIPVGKTGDCYDRYLVRMEEMRQSNNIIRQCIQWLQDNPGPVMLDNHKVTPPNREAMKEDMEALIHHFKLFTEGYCVPEGQAYAAVEHPKGEFGVYMVSDGANKPYRVKIRAAGFAHLSAMNEMVKGHMLADVVAIIGTQDIVFGEIDR from the coding sequence ATGGCTGAGATTCGTAACTATACGGTAAACTTTGGCCCACAACATCCAGCTGCACATGGTGTATTACGCCTTATCCTTGAGATGGATGGTGAGACTGTTGTGCGAGCTGATCCGCATGTTGGTTTATTGCATCGGGCGACTGAAAAGTTAGCGGAGAGTAAACCTTACAACCAAAGTATCGGCTACATGGATCGTCTTGATTATGTGTCAATGATGTCCAATGAACATGCTTATGTCATGGCAATAGAAAAGTTGATGGGTATTACGCCGCCTAAACGAGCACAGTATATCCGCGTGATGTTCGCAGAAATCACACGAATTTTAAATCACTTAATGTGGCTCGGGGCACATGGCTTAGACATTGGTGCCATGACCGTTTTTTTATACACGTTTCGTGAGCGTGAAACCTTAATGGATGCGTATGAAGCGGTCAGTGGCGCACGAATGCATGCGACTTATTTTCGCCCTGGCGGCGTTTACCGTGACCTCCCAGAGAGTATGCCACAGTATAAAGAGTCGCCGTTTACCGATAAGAGGAAAGCAGAGGAGCTGAACGCTAATCGCCAAGGTTCATTGCTTGATTATCTACAAGACTTCACTGAAAAATTCCCCAGTTGCATTGATGATTACGAAAGCTTGCTCACTGAAAACCGCATCTGGAAACAGCGTACCGTTGGCGTTGGTATTGTGCAGTCAGAGCGGGCATTACAGCTTGGCTTTTCTGGCCCAATGCTACGAGGGTCTGGTGTCGAGTGGGACCTACGAAAAAAACAGCCTTACGAAGTTTATGACGAGTTGGAGTTTGACATTCCTGTGGGTAAAACGGGTGACTGTTACGACCGCTATTTAGTGCGTATGGAAGAAATGCGTCAGTCGAACAACATCATTCGTCAGTGTATTCAATGGTTACAAGATAACCCAGGCCCGGTAATGCTGGACAACCATAAAGTGACGCCACCCAATCGTGAAGCCATGAAAGAAGATATGGAGGCGCTGATCCATCATTTTAAACTTTTCACAGAGGGCTACTGTGTTCCTGAAGGGCAAGCTTATGCTGCGGTAGAGCACCCTAAAGGGGAGTTCGGCGTTTACATGGTATCGGATGGCGCGAATAAGCCCTACCGCGTCAAAATTCGGGCAGCAGGTTTTGCACATTTATCGGCGATGAACGAAATGGTGAAAGGCCACATGTTGGCCGATGTGGTTGCCATCATTGGTACACAAGATATCGTGTTTGGCGAAATTGATCGTTAG
- a CDS encoding NADH-quinone oxidoreductase subunit C, with protein MPEALVKQLGEVFGDSLVACEEALGEVTIEVGKGDLLEVCATLREHDDLAFEQLMDLTVVDYLTYGQDEWATTEATGAGFSRGREEHQPVKKTWQRERFAVVYHLLSIAHNRRLRVTCFIKDNRPTIPSVIDVWASANWYEREAFDLFGVLFSGHPDLRRILTDYGFVGHPFRKDFPLIGNVELRFDAKQNRCVYEPVSIEPRVLVPRVIRKKKDDTVYVAAPEQGGRDG; from the coding sequence GTGCCTGAAGCTTTAGTGAAGCAACTGGGTGAGGTATTTGGAGATTCGCTAGTTGCTTGCGAAGAAGCGCTGGGTGAAGTCACTATTGAAGTTGGTAAGGGCGATTTACTGGAAGTGTGCGCCACTTTACGTGAGCACGATGATCTCGCATTCGAACAACTGATGGACTTAACCGTTGTTGATTACTTGACCTACGGTCAAGACGAGTGGGCGACTACTGAAGCAACAGGGGCTGGATTCAGCCGCGGTCGAGAGGAGCATCAGCCGGTTAAGAAAACTTGGCAGAGGGAGCGCTTTGCCGTGGTTTATCATTTGCTTTCCATTGCCCATAACCGTCGCCTGCGAGTGACATGCTTTATTAAAGATAATCGTCCGACAATCCCTTCGGTAATTGATGTATGGGCTAGCGCTAATTGGTATGAACGCGAAGCGTTTGACTTGTTTGGTGTATTGTTTTCTGGTCATCCAGATTTGCGCAGAATTTTAACGGACTATGGTTTTGTGGGACATCCTTTTCGTAAAGACTTCCCTCTGATTGGAAATGTTGAGTTACGTTTTGATGCGAAACAAAACCGTTGTGTTTATGAGCCTGTCTCCATTGAACCAAGAGTTTTGGTACCCAGGGTGATTCGCAAGAAAAAAGACGACACGGTTTATGTGGCTGCTCCTGAGCAGGGAGGTCGTGATGGCTGA
- a CDS encoding NuoB/complex I 20 kDa subunit family protein: MGLEEQLNSDGFVTTSIQDLLDWARTGSMWPVTFGLACCAIEMMHAGAARYDMDRFGVIFRPSPRQSDVMIVAGTLTNKMAPALRRVYDQMPEPKWVISMGSCANGGGYYHYSYSVVRGCDRIIPVDIYVPGCPPTAEALLYGIIQLQNKIKRQTVIARNSRRNKNEQHIKDTADKSSNASEVTSA, encoded by the coding sequence GTGGGTTTAGAGGAACAATTAAATAGCGACGGATTTGTAACTACCAGCATCCAAGATTTGTTGGACTGGGCGCGAACGGGCTCAATGTGGCCGGTCACTTTTGGGCTTGCCTGTTGTGCTATCGAAATGATGCATGCTGGCGCGGCTCGCTATGACATGGATCGCTTTGGTGTCATTTTTAGGCCAAGCCCTCGACAATCCGATGTTATGATCGTTGCTGGAACCTTAACCAACAAAATGGCACCGGCGTTACGTCGTGTTTACGACCAAATGCCAGAACCTAAATGGGTCATTTCAATGGGCTCTTGCGCTAATGGTGGAGGATATTACCATTATTCCTACTCAGTGGTTCGTGGTTGCGACCGAATAATCCCCGTCGATATTTATGTGCCTGGTTGCCCTCCGACAGCAGAAGCTTTGCTCTATGGAATTATCCAGCTGCAGAATAAAATTAAGCGGCAGACGGTTATAGCGCGTAACTCTCGCCGAAATAAGAATGAGCAACACATTAAAGACACCGCTGATAAATCATCAAACGCAAGCGAGGTGACGAGTGCCTGA
- the ndhC gene encoding NADH-quinone oxidoreductase subunit A produces the protein MIEQYAPILVFILIGLLFGGGLLLVGYFASPTKPSEAKGKPFECGFDAFEDSRMKFDVRFYLVAILFIIFDLEIAFLFPWAVVLDDIGWFGLISMGVFLLLLLIGFAYEWKKGALEWE, from the coding sequence ATGATAGAACAATACGCACCCATTCTAGTTTTCATCCTAATAGGGTTACTATTTGGAGGAGGCTTACTGTTGGTTGGCTACTTTGCAAGCCCGACTAAGCCCAGCGAAGCTAAGGGCAAGCCTTTTGAGTGCGGTTTTGATGCCTTTGAAGACTCTCGAATGAAGTTTGATGTAAGGTTCTATCTGGTTGCTATTCTCTTCATCATATTTGATCTCGAAATCGCTTTTTTATTTCCATGGGCAGTAGTGCTTGATGACATCGGTTGGTTCGGCTTAATTTCAATGGGCGTGTTCTTACTGTTATTACTCATCGGTTTTGCCTACGAGTGGAAAAAAGGCGCTTTAGAGTGGGAGTAA
- a CDS encoding HD-GYP domain-containing protein encodes MFSSLLKFLGFQPKPEARKTASRPSVTSHKLEKKKIPASKLTKGMTVIELDRPWTDVPVMFQEVTIESEEEIKLLQKYCQHVFIDHHSYKTIYAQQLLDKKRRPIYQKPNLTPRQASVRLREEMPRAQKAYDKSHRHINTLMRDVQRDSKVDIEGSKELVSSCVDSILSDETAMFWLSKIKNKDEYTAEHCVRVGILSIAFGKYLQLPREELELLGLCGMLHDVGKMKVPQHILNKEGPLTEDEYKIVKEHTVLGYVFLRNHGGIDEQVCTAAYNHHERMNGRGYPRKVSAELLSTYDRIIAIVDSYDAMISDRCYRKGMSPSRALSQLYKGQGELYDEQLVKQFIQMVGIYPVGSLVELSSGQVALVLSVNENSKLEPVVEIVTDSNKKRIKPQAIDLTKKPKDQNGQPLRISNTLADNEVEFDLESFIQAIKGAA; translated from the coding sequence ATGTTCAGCTCTTTATTAAAGTTTTTAGGATTTCAACCCAAACCAGAAGCAAGGAAAACAGCTTCTCGACCTTCTGTTACCTCACATAAACTTGAAAAGAAAAAAATACCTGCTAGCAAGCTTACCAAAGGCATGACGGTCATTGAACTTGATCGACCTTGGACCGACGTTCCAGTTATGTTTCAAGAAGTCACCATTGAATCCGAAGAAGAAATTAAACTACTGCAAAAATATTGTCAGCACGTTTTTATCGACCATCACTCTTATAAAACCATCTACGCGCAACAATTACTCGATAAGAAACGGCGCCCAATTTATCAAAAGCCAAACTTAACACCACGCCAGGCCAGCGTCAGACTTCGTGAGGAAATGCCTCGAGCACAAAAAGCTTACGATAAGTCCCATCGTCATATTAATACCTTGATGCGTGATGTTCAGCGTGATAGTAAAGTTGATATTGAAGGCTCGAAAGAACTCGTGTCCAGCTGTGTAGACAGCATTCTCAGTGACGAGACCGCAATGTTTTGGCTGTCAAAGATTAAAAATAAAGATGAATACACTGCTGAGCATTGCGTACGAGTTGGCATTTTATCCATTGCTTTTGGTAAATATCTTCAGCTGCCTAGAGAAGAGCTTGAGCTCTTAGGATTATGCGGCATGCTACATGATGTTGGCAAAATGAAAGTGCCACAACATATCCTTAATAAAGAAGGCCCACTGACTGAGGATGAATACAAAATTGTTAAAGAACACACCGTTTTGGGCTATGTTTTCTTGCGCAATCATGGCGGTATTGATGAACAGGTTTGTACCGCCGCTTACAATCATCATGAACGCATGAATGGGCGTGGCTACCCTCGAAAAGTTTCGGCTGAACTGCTATCCACTTACGATCGTATCATCGCCATTGTTGACAGTTATGATGCCATGATTAGCGACCGTTGCTACCGCAAAGGGATGTCACCCTCTAGAGCCTTGTCTCAACTGTATAAAGGCCAAGGGGAGCTTTATGACGAGCAACTGGTTAAGCAGTTTATTCAAATGGTTGGCATATACCCCGTTGGTAGCTTAGTTGAGCTTAGCAGCGGTCAAGTAGCGTTAGTGCTCTCCGTCAATGAAAATAGCAAGCTAGAGCCTGTTGTTGAAATCGTCACGGATAGCAATAAAAAACGTATAAAACCCCAAGCTATCGATCTGACCAAGAAGCCTAAAGACCAAAATGGCCAGCCTCTGCGTATTAGCAATACCTTAGCGGACAATGAGGTTGAGTTTGACCTTGAGTCCTTTATTCAAGCCATTAAAGGTGCTGCTTAG
- a CDS encoding YheT family hydrolase: MSEHSVQQISFPVPAWAKNTHVQSLLATVKFRRKSLKKRAKILIEQSHENIIVCDDGVRLQSFVALNTNSDNAPLAILIHGWEGSHESLYQLSTAQTLYQLGFNVVRLNLRDHGTSHHLNPDLFHSNRIDEVVQAVFKLQQQLSPSKTLLCGFSLGGNFALRVANRATAANIRLNKTIAICPALDPADILIKLETSLSLYIKYFMLKWKRSIRKKQELFPDLYNLDEDLKTDSMRELTETLVKYYGDYETINDYFDGYNICGDRLSDIETPTTILMSKDDPIIEYKDIYSLPDTKYFTKYLTQYGGHCGYIKDRKLRSWLDDFISDEANNL; encoded by the coding sequence ATGTCAGAGCACTCCGTTCAACAGATCTCCTTCCCGGTTCCCGCATGGGCGAAAAACACCCATGTGCAATCTTTATTAGCCACAGTCAAGTTTCGACGCAAGAGCCTCAAAAAACGCGCTAAAATCCTCATTGAGCAGAGTCATGAAAACATTATTGTGTGCGACGATGGCGTTAGGCTACAGAGCTTCGTTGCGCTTAATACAAATTCTGACAATGCGCCGCTGGCAATTCTTATCCATGGTTGGGAAGGAAGTCATGAATCGCTTTACCAACTTTCAACCGCGCAAACCTTATACCAGTTAGGCTTCAATGTTGTGCGGCTGAACCTGCGTGACCATGGCACCAGTCATCATCTCAATCCCGATTTATTTCATTCCAATCGAATCGATGAAGTGGTTCAAGCGGTTTTCAAGCTGCAACAGCAATTGTCACCGAGCAAGACGTTACTCTGTGGCTTCTCACTTGGGGGGAATTTTGCACTAAGAGTTGCTAACAGAGCTACAGCCGCCAATATCCGCCTTAACAAAACTATCGCTATTTGCCCTGCACTCGACCCAGCCGATATATTGATTAAGCTAGAAACCAGTCTATCGCTTTACATCAAATACTTTATGCTTAAGTGGAAGCGCTCAATCCGCAAAAAACAAGAGCTCTTTCCTGACCTGTATAACTTGGATGAAGACCTGAAAACAGATTCAATGCGAGAACTCACTGAAACACTAGTGAAGTACTATGGTGATTATGAAACCATTAATGATTATTTTGACGGCTACAATATTTGTGGTGATCGTTTAAGCGATATTGAGACTCCAACTACGATTTTAATGAGTAAAGATGATCCGATAATTGAGTATAAAGACATTTACTCACTACCCGATACCAAGTATTTCACCAAATATCTAACACAATATGGCGGTCATTGCGGTTATATTAAAGATCGGAAGCTCAGAAGTTGGCTGGATGACTTCATCAGCGATGAAGCCAACAACTTATAA
- a CDS encoding Fe2+-dependent dioxygenase encodes MILHIQNAIEPATLDAITESLSQELFTDGSQTAGRAAKQVKNNRQLRLQDDKPAALSMLLKHLQRNVIFKSSTFTKQFVNVMVNQYHTNQEYGLHIDDALMGHVRTDISFTLGLSHIDRYQGGELVIEDTTGERSWKLGLGDLLLYPSHYLHRVNAVRDGERLAMVGWIQSHVRSTEQRELLFDLKCSMSEEFEQRGKTQQYDRLSKSYNNLLRHWAD; translated from the coding sequence ATGATCCTACATATTCAAAATGCCATTGAGCCGGCCACTCTAGACGCTATCACCGAGTCTCTAAGCCAAGAACTGTTCACTGACGGTAGTCAAACGGCTGGGCGAGCGGCTAAACAAGTTAAGAATAACCGTCAATTACGGCTACAAGATGATAAACCAGCTGCATTGTCAATGCTTCTCAAGCACCTCCAACGGAACGTAATTTTTAAAAGTAGCACTTTTACCAAGCAATTTGTGAATGTCATGGTTAATCAATATCACACTAACCAAGAGTACGGGCTGCATATTGATGATGCCTTAATGGGGCACGTCAGAACCGACATATCCTTTACCCTCGGCCTTAGTCATATTGACCGTTACCAAGGTGGGGAACTGGTGATAGAGGACACTACTGGGGAGCGTAGCTGGAAGTTAGGCCTGGGAGATTTATTGTTATATCCGAGTCATTATCTTCATCGGGTGAATGCTGTACGAGACGGAGAACGTTTGGCCATGGTCGGCTGGATACAAAGTCATGTCAGAAGCACAGAGCAACGAGAACTGTTGTTTGATTTAAAGTGCTCCATGTCTGAAGAGTTTGAACAGCGTGGCAAAACTCAACAGTACGATAGACTCAGCAAGAGCTACAATAATCTTTTACGCCACTGGGCAGACTAA